CACTTCCCCTGCACCAACATCGATGATACCGATGTAGTTAAGAACACCATCTTCAGCCTCTTGTGCAGTTCGCATCATCGTGGACACTCGCGTCCCCTCTACTTCCACATCATCCAAAGTGATCCGAGAAGTGTACTCCGTTCGATCTGCAGTAGTTCCAGCACCATCAGCAAACATTGGTAATGAATAGGAAACGAGATACCTGCCAGCATTTGCAATGGTAATATTTGCACCACTTCTTGAGAATCCTGTATCCTCTTCGTTGGTCGTATCCCACGCCACATCAGCGTGTGTGGTGGAAGCAGAGTTCGCACTCACAGCACCCGAGAGAGCGTACCGTGCGTAGTTCCAAGCATCAGGAAGCTTAATGACCTGTACACCATTCCAGCCGGCATTCTCTCGGGTTGGAATACCTGTACTATCGTTGTCTGTTTTGTAGAAGTTCGTTTCAAGTGAGGTGGTCGCACTTGCAACATTAATGATCGCGTTACCCGATGTCATACACTCCTGCTGCCCGTTCAGCTTTCTCATATAACATTGTGAGGCACCAGAGGTAGCTGTCACTCCCCCAATATCGAGCCGACCTTGAATTTCCTTTCTGGTGTTGTCAGTAGCATCAGTTGTTTCCCAGAGCTGCGTATACAACACCAAGTACTTTCCCGTTTCTAGTTCGAACTTACTTCCACTGTACGTGATCGCTGTTCCCGAAGCATGTGTCTCACTGTTCCAGCCAAAGATCGCTTCACTGGTCGATACTGCGGTGGTATCGGTAGTGTTTTCACGCACCATGTACTCGAGCATGGTGGCGTGCACTTGAGCCGGGACCGCAAGCACAGCAAACACAAAGAACACTATGAACAGTGACTGAATTACTTTTACTTGTGTGATCAATGCGGTCTTCATGGCTACGTTGTTGGTTCTGGAGCTGAATCTACTGGACTTGCCGGTTCCTCAGCTGGTGGTTCCGGGGTTGGTTCTGGGTCTTCGGCCGGCAATTCAGACTCTTCACTCTCCTCTTCTACTATTGGCTCGACCGGCGGCTCTTCTGGCATTTCTTCGATCGTCGGTTCAGTCGTAGGTTCTTCTACTGTCTCCGGGGAACTCGTTGCAGCGTCTTGTTCTTCTGTAGTATCTGGAACGGTTTCGTTTGTACTACTTGCGGTTTGATCAGTCGAACTGGCGGTGTCATCAGGCTCAGTACCAGCATTTCCCCCCTGAGTCTGTCCACCCGAGGTGTTGCTGTCAGTATTGGTGCTGCCACCAGCTGAGCCAGTGTTGTTAGTGCTGCTTGTATCAGTTGTTGCAGCCTGCACATCGAGCAAGAGGCGGAGATCATCCGCAGTCACACACACACCGTCGACACAGAGTTCATTAGCGATCTCAACGCGATCTGCCTTAAGCGTGAAGACTGAGAGCACGCCATCCACGAAGCGATTTGCGAGAGCAACCAAACGGTCGAAGATAGTTTCATCCTCATTATCACCGACCACTTCAATGCTGCTAGTGCCCATAAGCGCCTGGATACCAGCAAGCTGAGCATCATCAACCCAACGGAAACCACGATCGACAAACATTACGATCTGACCAACCTTCACCTCAGTATTTCGATCAAGATCGATCGTTTCACTTTCAGTCTCGCGAAGTGCTTGGAGTGCTTCAGCGACAGATTCACGCTCAATGATGTCATTAGCTTCTTCGATGCGTCCTTCTGTCGTGGTGGCGTTTAGTGGTACACACGGGTCCTCACCAAGCGCTGAGCCACCACCGAAGTAACAACCATCATCAATACGTGGATCGTATTCAGTGAAGATAGGCTCGAACACTGGATCGATCATGTCATCGCCAAACTGATTGATGTATGTCTCACTGTACATACGCTCATCATCGAAGTCTTCAAGTGCGATACCGATAGTCGCTCCAGTGCCAGTTGCCTTCATTGCAATACCTGGCAGGCTTGAGAGCATAAGCTGATCACCCTTCTTGATCGGTCCGTTTTCAGTCGAAAGCTTTACTGGCACACGTCCAGTAAGCGCAACTGGATACCGCGTCTCTCCTTCAGTGAGTGACACATCGTCGGCACCGAGGGTGATACCCGGCTTAGTAGAAACCACACCGAGGATCGGTAGAACGCTATCTCGATTGGCTCGTTCGATCGAGAGTTCACCAGCGAGCGTTACCACCTCACCCGTCTCGAGCGCAGCGCTTGAGAAGTATGTTTCTGCCAAGTCAGAGTTGCCGGTATCGTAATCACGTGCTGAGATCTTACCGCTTGTAGATGCAGTACACTCACCATCGTAATCGACACAGATACCACCAAATGGGATCTGGAGACCAGCCAAGTTTGCAGTCGAGCCATCGTTACGACCGATCGTCGTGGTACCGAATGCAGACACCGTGAATACAGGGTTGTTTGCGTTTCGGAAATCAAGATACTTTGAGGTCGACGATGAGAATGAGCCACCCGTACCATTACCGAAGTTCATCTCAAGACCAGTACCTTCGAAATCACTCGAGCTCTGGAAGAGACTCAAAAGCGTAGCGGTCGTGATCGTGTCTGAGTAGCCGCGAATCGCGTTACCTTGAGTAGTACCTTCTGTTTCGAAGTACCCACCCGCTGGCTCGTAGGTTGCTCCCGCATCGCCAGTTGTTACACCGCGTACACCAAAGGTACGAGCGAAGCCTGAAAGTGCGGTGTTTTCACCGTACGTATTGATACCGCGGTGTGCCTGCACTTCAAGACCACGCACAGTATTTGCGTAGTCTGTACTATCTTGTACCCGGATCATACTACCAACGAGTGTGGTGGTCGCGGTATTTGAAGCTGTAAGGTAAAAGCGGTTACCATACTGCACCGCATCTTCAACAGAGTTAGTAGTCTGCAAGTACTGATCGAATCCGATCACTCCTGCACCATCAAAGTCGGTGCTTTCAAGAGTAAGCTTCGCGCTTGGAGTGGTGCTACCAATACTGACCGAAGTACTGCCAATACCTCCCTGACCATCAGCGCGACCAAAGACAGTAAGAAGTGGCGTACCGTCAAGACTTGCCGAGTAGCTCATGACCGTACCGGTTGCAGACGCAGTCGTGACTCCCATGTCAGTCCACGAGACGATTCCCGCATCATCCGCAAACGTCATGTTACCCAGTGCGAGATTCTCAATCGTGGTCTGGTTGGTCGCACTATCATATGAGATCGCACCATTAGCGACTTCGAAGTCACCGGTGAGAGCGATCTTTGGATAGGTACCATCAGTATCGATACGGAAGATCGGTGAGGCTGATGATGAGGTAGCGATGGTGAACGCAAACGCAGTACTGTCTTTAATAGTACTGGTAGCGTTGGTGAAGTACTGGAGAAGAAGGTCACTCGCTGAAGAAGAAGCGAATGAGATCACGTTTGAATCAAGCCAGGTGTCACCAGCGACTGAGAGTTTAGCGCTTGGGGATGAGGTACCGATGCCAACGAATCCACTATTGTCGACCGTGAGTACTCGCCCACTCGCGTTATCGAGCGTGAGGATGTCACCAGTACCGAGCTGAGTGATCGAGGTGCTCGTAGCAGAGGTTGAGCCGGTGATGCTGAAGAGGTTGTATGCACGTTCGTCGTCGGTGGTGATGGTAGTGCGGTCCCATTCGTTGTAGCGGGTGTCGGTACCTGCATCACTGACGTAGGTGGTGGTGTCGGGGTTGATGTAGGTATTGCCCACAATGACGGTGTGTTCGGAGTTTACCGTCTCGATCTCGATCAATGCAGCGGTACCGGTGGCCCTAATACTGTTACCAGAAATGAGAACGTCATCTGGCGCAACACCGCCAATATCATCAAGAAAGATGCTGGCATTTCCGCCACCACCATTCGCAATAAGGACATTACCAGACACAAGAGTACGATCACTCGACCAAGAAACCCGAATACCATACACACTATTGGTGGCGATTTGGTTACCAATAATACTGTTGTCTGTTGCCCCCTGCCCCGTCACGATACCTTCAGGGTTCCCGGCAACGGTGTTGTCTGAAATAATGTTTCGACTCGCGTTTAGACCAATTTCAATACCGTAACTACCATTACCATAAACCTGGTTGTTGGAGACGTGGTTTTCGACACTTGCTGTTCCCAAATACAAACCATGCCCGCTACCACTATTCATCTGGTTGCTGGTAATAATGTTGTTGTTTGAGTTTGAGTTAACAAGAACGTTGTAACTACTATTACTATTGACTTGATTGCCCACAACCATGTTGTCCGAACTCTCGTCTAAGTAAACACCGTACACACTATCCTCAACCAAGTTCCCTTGCACAACGTTTTCATTTGAGCTAGTGAGCAACCCGATACCAATCCCAGCCGCGTCATCACTATTAATGAAACTGTTCGCAACAGTGTTGTTTGAACTTGAGACGAGATAAATACCCAAGTTTTCATTACCACCGGCAGTGACCTGCTCCACAGTATTACCGTTGGCATACGACAAGTACACACCAGCATTTTGAAAATCATTTGCGATGACATGCGCAATCGAAGACGAGCTGGTATTACTAAACCAGATACCATACTGATCATCACTGGCGGTGTTATTACTTAGATTACCTTCAAGGTGCAGACCAGCCACGCGCACGTGATTGCTCGACGTTGCCAGAATCATAGCGACCGTGTTGGCGGTATTCGCATCAAGTGTGAGAACTGTGCTGCTTCCCTGTCCAATCAGACTGGTAGAGGAAGCCAAGGTGATCACGCTGGTGGCGTAGGTGGTCGTACCGACCGCGTAATTTCCCGCGAGCAGCCGGACTTCGCCGCCGCCGTTACCAGCAACGTAATCAATCGCTGCCTGAATGGTCGCTTCATCAGCGGTCCCATCCGCCGTATAGTCTGCATACGCTTTCTCATTCGCTGGACTGTCTGCAGCAGCGACGACTACGGCGGTGTCACCGGCTGATTTGATACATGAGCCAGA
Above is a window of Candidatus Nomurabacteria bacterium DNA encoding:
- a CDS encoding right-handed parallel beta-helix repeat-containing protein; this encodes MAARNITTKLAFLLLLSFGVSLLGWTSTVHAEPNPNINYQGKLTDATGATVSDGTYNMRFWLLQNTSQATTSAVWTEERLVGSSEGVQVTNGLFSVMLGSTSPLTSVDFNQDLYLGVEIGGTGGSPSWDGEMSPRKPLGTVPAAFESYKLGGVASSSFVRSDQSDTIAATDTNTLLTINQSGTGDILNLLDGGTEVFTVTDNGYVGLGATSVRLLTVSSTTNAGGRFIDETNSVTVDVRSEDFQGFMGTVSAHDLRLITNNASRMTIASGGYVGIGTTSPTTLLTVGSSTISSIASGNRYNSAFISGDLEVDGTIYDATWNGAAIGDSYLTKTGDWTGTLDGYEAAAFLSGGFSTSSAYYFAQNALQLGQLSDVSTTSIATNDVLYWNGSSWVTTGTSSWNGDTMVVVAASDSPASQKAHADYVADGTDDEVEIQQALDSLSASGGMVHLLPGTFTLGTTSFSNRGINFATSSVALVGSGKSTVLQLRNSFNATYYMFYATGVTDITVRDMTLDLNKTGQTTGTQHGIHFAGTASSTITGLSIKDGRGSGIRLYTSTRGNQITNNMISGFSNYGIDADTVYHTIFANNTIHDNSWEGITFYLGGYNTVTGNIFRDMGNQGVLFYNGDYNLVTGNVFESSNRGIYFENGSSNNTVTGNTFQNNTTVGVFVENSSDNLVSGNNFINNNNGGATGTGVIVSSNSDRNLITGNRIVSAAGTGRAIDIQSSTANDNVIANNTHSGTGALSVRDLGTGTMFDQFDRRTLTTPTTRTHDLFSITGSTSATSTSITQLGTGDILTLDNATGRVFTVGNDGTLTVSGLTSGLLTADANGVLSTTTVASSSLAASNWVNGYVLQASSTAAGGFDWVSTTTLGFSAGASALEDLSDVAAMTENYGDLLYWNGSAWADIATSSLGLGNGTFLGLSDTPGSYTTNAIPYVSGSALAFDSTFVYDGTNLGLGTASPGAMLDIFGTSNALRLSYDGSNYSELSVNASGDLSISSTGGTGSTITFGTGLAEDLAALFDGSAVDFYLGLDDTDDTFKIGTGSTVGTNGLLTLTSATTTIENILYVSTTTATSTFANGIKLEGGCFQDASGSCIKSAGDTAVVVAAADSPANEKAYADYTADGTADEATIQAAIDYVAGNGGGEVRLLAGNYAVGTTTYATSVITLASSTSLIGQGSSTVLTLDANTANTVAMILATSSNHVRVAGLHLEGNLSNNTASDDQYGIWFSNTSSSSIAHVIANDFQNAGVYLSYANGNTVEQVTAGGNENLGIYLVSSSNNTVANSFINSDDAAGIGIGLLTSSNENVVQGNLVEDSVYGVYLDESSDNMVVGNQVNSNSSYNVLVNSNSNNNIITSNQMNSGSGHGLYLGTASVENHVSNNQVYGNGSYGIEIGLNASRNIISDNTVAGNPEGIVTGQGATDNSIIGNQIATNSVYGIRVSWSSDRTLVSGNVLIANGGGGNASIFLDDIGGVAPDDVLISGNSIRATGTAALIEIETVNSEHTVIVGNTYINPDTTTYVSDAGTDTRYNEWDRTTITTDDERAYNLFSITGSTSATSTSITQLGTGDILTLDNASGRVLTVDNSGFVGIGTSSPSAKLSVAGDTWLDSNVISFASSSASDLLLQYFTNATSTIKDSTAFAFTIATSSSASPIFRIDTDGTYPKIALTGDFEVANGAISYDSATNQTTIENLALGNMTFADDAGIVSWTDMGVTTASATGTVMSYSASLDGTPLLTVFGRADGQGGIGSTSVSIGSTTPSAKLTLESTDFDGAGVIGFDQYLQTTNSVEDAVQYGNRFYLTASNTATTTLVGSMIRVQDSTDYANTVRGLEVQAHRGINTYGENTALSGFARTFGVRGVTTGDAGATYEPAGGYFETEGTTQGNAIRGYSDTITTATLLSLFQSSSDFEGTGLEMNFGNGTGGSFSSSTSKYLDFRNANNPVFTVSAFGTTTIGRNDGSTANLAGLQIPFGGICVDYDGECTASTSGKISARDYDTGNSDLAETYFSSAALETGEVVTLAGELSIERANRDSVLPILGVVSTKPGITLGADDVSLTEGETRYPVALTGRVPVKLSTENGPIKKGDQLMLSSLPGIAMKATGTGATIGIALEDFDDERMYSETYINQFGDDMIDPVFEPIFTEYDPRIDDGCYFGGGSALGEDPCVPLNATTTEGRIEEANDIIERESVAEALQALRETESETIDLDRNTEVKVGQIVMFVDRGFRWVDDAQLAGIQALMGTSSIEVVGDNEDETIFDRLVALANRFVDGVLSVFTLKADRVEIANELCVDGVCVTADDLRLLLDVQAATTDTSSTNNTGSAGGSTNTDSNTSGGQTQGGNAGTEPDDTASSTDQTASSTNETVPDTTEEQDAATSSPETVEEPTTEPTIEEMPEEPPVEPIVEEESEESELPAEDPEPTPEPPAEEPASPVDSAPEPTT